In Bacteriovorax stolpii, a single genomic region encodes these proteins:
- a CDS encoding GYF domain-containing protein has product MANQALKTVTLQDFLYSEGEACQNVDAREHVFEIRAEVDSSFGFITLYDLKNYLIDHHDEVKDYQVRNIDSTEWIALFEHPYFQRRKPQLVSATTLSTDDEQQYFMLRNGQKTGPFEKYELTTMLEDKEILLTDMVSTNHGHTWMKLYQVDGFDRRSLKESDQLPGVPSHVLMQQQDSVIAISPETEAISGLAYLSNVKRGKSFEREKVETSFSSDSKPSTNSSTIYKWLLVVSIVGIGYFLFHIKNQLSSPFSNKEAKSVGEQAEMLDPVNMNEPMAPQTNPSARSQLGERRQNNQVNDQGRSGKFETRNLNPIRPNQRKSFMESSKFQEINAGEDDPNYFYDNTSAMELDPVRSQVSKENFDNSGSEDGPIPSSDNLFESEVSN; this is encoded by the coding sequence ATGGCCAATCAAGCATTAAAAACTGTGACTCTTCAGGATTTCCTTTATAGCGAAGGAGAAGCTTGTCAAAACGTCGATGCCCGTGAGCACGTTTTTGAAATAAGAGCTGAAGTTGATTCAAGTTTTGGTTTTATCACGCTCTATGATTTAAAAAACTATTTGATCGATCACCACGATGAAGTCAAAGACTATCAAGTTAGAAATATCGACAGCACTGAATGGATTGCTCTTTTTGAACACCCTTATTTCCAGAGAAGAAAACCACAACTAGTTTCTGCAACAACTTTAAGCACAGACGATGAACAACAGTATTTCATGCTTAGAAACGGCCAGAAAACAGGCCCATTTGAAAAATATGAACTGACAACAATGCTGGAAGATAAAGAAATTCTTCTAACAGATATGGTGTCTACAAACCACGGTCACACATGGATGAAACTCTACCAAGTGGATGGATTTGACCGCAGGTCACTTAAAGAATCTGACCAACTTCCAGGTGTTCCTTCTCATGTATTAATGCAGCAACAAGACTCTGTCATTGCCATTTCTCCAGAGACAGAAGCGATCTCAGGGCTTGCTTACTTAAGCAATGTGAAGCGCGGTAAATCTTTTGAAAGAGAAAAAGTTGAAACATCATTTAGTTCAGATTCAAAACCGAGCACTAACAGCAGCACTATTTATAAATGGCTTTTAGTTGTTTCTATCGTGGGAATTGGTTACTTTCTTTTCCACATCAAAAATCAACTAAGCTCACCTTTTAGCAATAAAGAAGCGAAGTCAGTTGGTGAGCAGGCCGAAATGCTTGATCCAGTAAATATGAACGAGCCAATGGCGCCACAGACCAATCCAAGTGCGAGAAGCCAGCTAGGTGAAAGACGTCAAAATAATCAAGTCAATGACCAGGGACGCTCTGGAAAATTTGAAACGAGAAACCTGAATCCAATTAGGCCAAATCAAAGAAAATCATTCATGGAATCATCAAAATTCCAGGAAATTAACGCAGGTGAAGACGATCCGAATTATTTCTATGACAACACCAGTGCCATGGAATTAGACCCGGTTAGATCGCAGGTTTCAAAGGAAAACTTCGACAATTCTGGGTCAGAAGACGGTCCAATTCCTTCGAGTGACAACCTTTTTGAGAGTGAAGTGTCGAACTAA
- a CDS encoding glycosyltransferase N-terminal domain-containing protein: MIRLPLSILIVVLRPLVPFFKKRLNFERQNFLEEECRSFKKDNLKADYCFEISSEGELEQVRPLIEAVLKSEKKVEIIYSSPSVEVKCHNLYKSHPELIRLFRLPLLSASPVNILYFQSVWEWVSAPVVVFCRYDFFPELLTLKLFKKKFILVSGAFKKTSWFKLQSFMCFDVVIAATDKEKENFTKLFSGTPKKVFSCDFRVPRITARMQKAAEVLAQKDVLTTYIDVLKALPADQKIILGSAWPSDMPILKDEKLIAAIREKKLHLLIAPHKLDDEFVLRLKQSCIELFGEENVGVVNNQTTYTHHPVVILQMGGVLCELYSLFSLSYVGGGYERSIHSVLEPFVSNNAVVVGPKVGRSTEYDLASSLLPDEIHVLNRADSFYTIKESMNLETLNRSKREELRVESAREMKAVIAELLG; this comes from the coding sequence TTGATCCGCTTACCACTGTCGATTTTGATTGTTGTGTTAAGGCCCTTGGTTCCTTTTTTTAAAAAGAGACTCAACTTTGAACGCCAGAACTTTCTGGAAGAGGAATGCCGCTCATTTAAAAAGGATAACCTTAAGGCCGACTACTGTTTTGAGATTTCTTCAGAGGGAGAACTAGAGCAGGTCAGACCTTTAATAGAGGCCGTCCTAAAGAGTGAAAAAAAAGTCGAAATCATTTATTCATCTCCTTCCGTAGAGGTGAAATGCCACAACCTTTATAAGAGTCATCCTGAACTCATTCGTCTCTTCAGGCTTCCTTTGTTGTCGGCCTCTCCTGTAAATATTCTTTACTTTCAAAGTGTATGGGAATGGGTGAGTGCACCTGTTGTGGTTTTTTGCCGCTATGATTTTTTCCCGGAACTTCTGACGTTAAAACTTTTTAAGAAAAAATTTATTCTTGTCTCTGGTGCTTTTAAAAAAACATCGTGGTTTAAGCTCCAGAGTTTTATGTGCTTTGATGTGGTGATCGCCGCTACAGATAAGGAAAAAGAAAACTTCACAAAACTTTTTTCCGGAACACCTAAGAAAGTTTTCTCATGCGACTTCCGCGTGCCAAGAATAACGGCGAGAATGCAGAAGGCAGCAGAAGTGCTGGCGCAAAAAGATGTGCTCACAACTTATATAGATGTTTTAAAAGCATTGCCTGCTGATCAAAAGATCATCCTGGGAAGTGCCTGGCCTTCAGATATGCCGATTTTAAAAGATGAAAAATTAATTGCGGCCATAAGAGAGAAGAAGCTGCATCTTTTGATTGCCCCTCATAAACTCGACGACGAGTTTGTCCTGCGTTTAAAGCAGAGTTGTATTGAACTTTTTGGAGAAGAGAATGTCGGGGTGGTTAATAACCAGACGACCTACACTCATCATCCTGTTGTCATCTTGCAAATGGGCGGAGTGCTCTGTGAGCTTTATAGTCTTTTTAGCCTCAGTTATGTGGGCGGCGGATATGAGCGATCAATTCACTCGGTTTTAGAGCCCTTTGTTTCCAATAACGCTGTTGTTGTAGGCCCTAAAGTTGGCCGCTCGACAGAATACGACCTGGCCTCTTCCTTACTTCCCGACGAAATTCATGTACTCAATCGAGCAGATTCCTTTTATACTATTAAGGAATCGATGAATTTAGAGACTTTGAATCGATCAAAGCGCGAAGAGCTCCGAGTGGAATCGGCGCGTGAAATGAAAGCAGTGATTGCTGAACTTCTAGGGTAA
- the tmk gene encoding dTMP kinase, producing the protein MKEITQELLNSFRAPAFPGSFFLSFEGIEGAGKSTQIIKLKNYLEEKNFRVLVLREPGGTPFGEKMRQAILETKTEITPLAEAHLFASSRAQLLSEVVLKELAIPNTVIICDRYIDSSLVYQGHSRGLGVAEVLNIHNVFPLNLVPHLTFYLRINVETSEKRQKMRNAPKDYFESKGVDFYKKLVVGYDLMAELFPNRILKLDAEVTLEQMTMQIFEATNKLIGQSRSANQEEEL; encoded by the coding sequence ATGAAAGAAATCACCCAAGAATTACTGAATTCATTTAGAGCACCCGCTTTTCCCGGCTCATTCTTTTTGAGCTTTGAAGGAATTGAAGGCGCGGGTAAATCAACTCAAATTATTAAATTAAAAAACTACCTGGAAGAAAAAAACTTCCGCGTTCTAGTTCTGCGCGAGCCGGGCGGAACTCCTTTTGGCGAAAAAATGCGCCAGGCGATTTTGGAAACAAAAACTGAGATTACGCCCCTTGCGGAAGCTCACCTCTTTGCTTCTTCACGCGCTCAACTTCTTTCTGAAGTTGTTTTAAAAGAACTAGCTATTCCTAATACCGTGATTATCTGCGACCGCTATATCGACAGCTCTCTGGTTTACCAGGGGCACTCAAGAGGTTTAGGTGTTGCTGAAGTTCTAAACATTCACAACGTTTTCCCGCTTAACCTGGTTCCTCACCTGACGTTCTATTTAAGAATCAACGTAGAGACATCAGAGAAACGCCAAAAAATGAGAAATGCCCCTAAGGATTATTTCGAATCAAAAGGTGTGGATTTCTACAAGAAACTGGTTGTAGGTTACGACCTTATGGCAGAGCTTTTCCCTAACAGGATTTTAAAGCTTGATGCTGAAGTGACTCTTGAACAGATGACGATGCAGATTTTTGAAGCGACAAATAAGCTTATTGGCCAGAGCAGGTCTGCTAATCAGGAAGAAGAATTATAA
- a CDS encoding Flp family type IVb pilin: MRNQKGQTAVEYILLLVVVTAIVTSLFGYIRTRYLGNIDQCSNPSNKGKLLCKINSYVQPTGGKKRYQYFPFKK, encoded by the coding sequence GTGAGAAACCAAAAAGGGCAGACAGCAGTGGAGTACATTCTGCTTCTGGTCGTGGTGACGGCCATCGTGACCTCGCTTTTTGGCTATATAAGAACCAGGTACTTAGGTAATATCGACCAGTGCTCTAACCCCTCGAATAAAGGTAAGCTCCTTTGTAAAATCAATAGTTACGTGCAGCCAACAGGTGGCAAAAAACGATACCAATATTTCCCGTTTAAGAAGTAA